A region from the Cyprinus carpio isolate SPL01 chromosome A8, ASM1834038v1, whole genome shotgun sequence genome encodes:
- the LOC109095595 gene encoding tetraspanin-36-like: FAVAYVGSYVIKSYNSFEDFVSNKYSVIPAAIIIGVAVVMFVIGIVGCCATLRESKVGLGFFLLIIMVIFAAEVTAFVFGFIYRGRIKGDLEKSMNSVFQKYDGVNSETHAVDYLQSQLECCGVNNITDWTAIPWFVQHNNSVPHSCCKANATQCTGQLTQLDLLNTKGCEAKLEQMLQDVLSYAMLVILGFAIIKLFGMLSICVIACRSKKNDYQPLYA; this comes from the exons tTTGCTGTAGCTTATGTTGGCTCTTATGTGATAAAGAGCTACAACAGCTTTGAAGACTTTGTGTCTAATAAGTACTCCGTCATCCCAGCAGCCATTATAATCGGTGTGGCAGTGGTCATGTTTGTCATCGGGATCGTTGGCTGCTGTGCAACTCTGAGGGAGTCCAAAGTCGGTTTAGGCTTT TTTCTTCTCATCATCATGGTAATCTTCGCAGCCGAGGTGACCGCTTTTGTGTTTGGCTTCATCTACAGGGGAAGA ATTAAGGGTGACCTAGAAAAGTCAATGAACAGCGTCTTTCAAAAGTATGATGGTGTGAACAGTGAAACCCATGCAGTGGATTACTTGCAATCCCAA TTGGAGTGCTGTGGGGTGAATAACATCACAGACTGGACTGCAATACCATGGTTTGTCCAACATAACAACTCTGTGCCACATTCCTGCTGCAAAGCAAACGCTACACAATGCACTGGTCAACTCACCCAACTAGATCTTCTGAACACAAAG GGATGTGAAGCTAAACTGGAGCAGATGCTTCAGGATGTGCTTAGTTATGCAATGTTGGTCATCCTGGGATTTGCCATCATTAAG ttGTTTGGGATGCTCAGCATCTGTGTCATTGCCTGCAGAAGCAAGAAGAATGACTATCAGCCTCTGTATGCGTGA